From Emcibacteraceae bacterium, the proteins below share one genomic window:
- a CDS encoding tetratricopeptide repeat protein, which translates to MKKQDLFINKSCLITALLLLTPPAAQADMVDAAMYVATEQYDKAFAEYTREADNGNSEAFYWLGMMYYNGTGTTQDYNKAIDWFLRSASEHGENGDDKAMKMLGDMNLLGQGIDKNPVSALEYYKHAADLGNADAGYITGNIYAQGLDTIKPNLTYSLIYWEQAAENGNIPSMQNAAYLYETGLTGTQDHDKAYALYLKAAEKNYAPAQTKVGLYAKNYESKRDYAVALKWLTAAAQKQQPIAQHELGIMYFDGLGVNKDIPKMVQLFEKAAANNYVPAARDLGDFYSSADFGYLNMPLSFEHYLHAARLGDTISERNTAMLYCNGTGTEKDMMRCAAWLIRAAEKDPKNNEADLKNVTNALSPTDQQRAKDLAAGKDL; encoded by the coding sequence ATGAAAAAACAGGACCTTTTCATTAATAAAAGCTGCCTTATCACCGCGCTCCTTTTACTGACCCCACCTGCCGCGCAGGCAGACATGGTGGATGCGGCCATGTATGTGGCCACGGAACAGTATGACAAGGCCTTCGCCGAATATACACGCGAAGCGGACAATGGCAATTCTGAGGCTTTTTACTGGCTCGGTATGATGTATTATAACGGCACCGGCACCACGCAGGATTATAACAAGGCCATTGACTGGTTCCTACGTTCCGCATCAGAACATGGTGAAAATGGCGATGACAAGGCGATGAAAATGCTCGGGGATATGAATTTACTGGGTCAGGGTATTGATAAAAACCCGGTTTCCGCCCTTGAATATTATAAACATGCTGCTGATCTGGGAAATGCTGACGCCGGTTATATCACCGGCAATATTTATGCCCAGGGGCTTGACACGATCAAACCAAACCTGACCTATTCGCTCATTTACTGGGAACAGGCGGCGGAGAATGGCAATATCCCCTCTATGCAGAATGCGGCCTATTTATATGAAACCGGCCTAACCGGCACACAGGATCATGACAAGGCTTACGCCCTTTATCTGAAAGCCGCCGAAAAAAATTATGCCCCTGCCCAGACCAAAGTCGGTCTTTACGCCAAAAATTACGAAAGCAAAAGGGATTATGCCGTCGCCCTTAAATGGCTGACTGCCGCCGCGCAAAAGCAGCAGCCCATTGCCCAGCATGAACTGGGGATCATGTATTTTGACGGGCTGGGCGTTAACAAGGATATCCCCAAAATGGTGCAGCTGTTTGAAAAGGCAGCCGCCAATAATTATGTCCCGGCCGCCCGCGACCTTGGTGATTTTTATTCCAGCGCGGATTTTGGTTATCTGAATATGCCGCTTTCCTTTGAACATTATCTTCATGCGGCGCGTCTTGGCGACACGATATCCGAACGAAATACGGCCATGCTTTACTGCAACGGCACCGGCACGGAAAAGGATATGATGCGATGTGCCGCCTGGCTGATCCGCGCAGCGGAAAAAGATCCCAAAAACAATGAAGCGGACCTGAAAAACGTCACCAATGCACTTTCCCCCACAGATCAGCAGCGTGCCAAAGACCTCGCCGCGGGCAAAGATCTCTGA
- a CDS encoding peroxidase-related enzyme (This protein belongs to a clade of uncharacterized proteins related to peroxidases such as the alkylhydroperoxidase AhpD.): MTWIKTISYDEATGKLKSLYDRIKGPDNHIDNIMMAHSLRPHTLEAHMRVYKNLLHNRENIIPEVFLECVGVYVSIINKCDYCVEHHYAGMARLLNDDERALEIRAALEIHAPKQTFDDKHALMLKYARYLTQSPSEITKHLIDKMHALGITDGEILEINQVTAYFNYANRTVLGLGVGLEDDKIGLSPGNSDDPDDWAHS; this comes from the coding sequence ATGACCTGGATAAAAACCATTTCCTATGATGAAGCGACGGGAAAGCTGAAAAGCCTTTATGACCGCATCAAAGGGCCTGACAATCATATCGATAATATCATGATGGCCCATTCACTGCGGCCTCACACCCTGGAAGCTCATATGCGGGTTTATAAAAACCTGCTTCATAACAGGGAAAATATCATCCCCGAGGTTTTTCTTGAATGTGTCGGGGTTTATGTCTCGATCATCAATAAATGCGACTATTGCGTTGAGCATCATTATGCCGGCATGGCGCGGCTGCTGAATGATGATGAACGCGCCCTTGAAATCCGCGCCGCGCTTGAAATCCACGCCCCCAAACAGACCTTTGATGATAAACACGCGTTGATGCTTAAATATGCCCGTTACCTGACCCAAAGCCCGTCTGAAATCACCAAACATCTGATTGATAAAATGCATGCTCTGGGCATCACCGACGGGGAAATTCTGGAAATTAATCAGGTTACGGCCTATTTCAACTATGCCAATCGGACCGTACTCGGCCTCGGTGTTGGACTGGAAGATGACAAAATCGGCTTAAGCCCCGGCAACAGTGATGATCCGGATGACTGGGCCCACAGTTAA
- a CDS encoding helix-turn-helix domain-containing protein codes for MKKKPNIKFGERLKVMRKNRKNINQTDLGTLMGVKQSTISRWEAGIDEPEHDHLRALADYFNCSVDYLLGTEGLPETPRLTPVVGYVGAGEVNIPFDDYAHGDGMDEVETPPGLRETAVAVKVSGDSMYPAYEDGDIIFYIRNGIDIDESECIGRQCIIKVLDGPIYIKRLSRGSAPGLYHLESHNAPPMHDKTIEWAARVLYVKKA; via the coding sequence GTGAAGAAAAAACCAAACATTAAATTCGGTGAACGCCTGAAAGTCATGCGTAAAAACCGTAAAAATATCAACCAGACCGACCTCGGCACTCTGATGGGGGTCAAGCAGTCAACCATTTCCCGGTGGGAAGCGGGCATTGACGAACCGGAACATGACCACCTTCGCGCCCTCGCCGATTATTTCAACTGCTCGGTTGATTATCTGCTCGGTACCGAAGGCCTTCCCGAAACACCCCGCCTCACCCCGGTTGTCGGTTATGTCGGCGCCGGTGAGGTCAATATCCCTTTTGATGATTATGCCCATGGTGATGGTATGGACGAGGTTGAAACCCCGCCCGGCCTTCGGGAAACCGCAGTTGCGGTGAAAGTTTCCGGTGACAGCATGTATCCCGCCTATGAGGACGGTGATATTATCTTTTATATCCGAAACGGTATTGATATTGATGAAAGCGAATGTATCGGTCGCCAATGTATTATCAAAGTTCTGGACGGTCCCATTTATATCAAGCGCCTGTCCCGCGGTTCCGCCCCCGGCCTTTACCATCTTGAAAGCCACAATGCCCCACCCATGCATGATAAAACCATCGAGTGGGCCGCCCGGGTCCTCTATGTCAAAAAAGCCTGA
- a CDS encoding tetratricopeptide repeat protein: MMDTVNSYRYKFMVVIKMMKKNFGKLLIPLTLILSGPALADMDKAYQAEKDGDFKTAYAEYLKEAEAGNTQAMVMIGLYYAQGQVVERDEKKSNEWMEKAAKLGDPGGELNMGIAYKIGIGGLKKDDKKAFEWFQSAAEKGLAQAEYETAVAYQYGVGVPRDFNKAREWYLKAAEQNHAAAQNNLAGIYGDGQGVPKNAETARSWLEKAAANENPDALYTLGVIYHQGVGVKQDFTEAANYFRRAFVAGKSEAAAYLAEYHYMGKGVGKSPVNAMMWLMLGTEISSTVPGGQMNQQTLQRLEQNKDFLASELSIADMARAKKQKDDFIKENLDTVPAPEANKEANKS, from the coding sequence ATGATGGACACAGTAAATTCCTATCGGTATAAATTTATGGTGGTGATTAAAATGATGAAAAAAAATTTCGGGAAACTGCTTATTCCTCTGACCCTTATCCTTTCCGGCCCCGCTTTGGCCGATATGGACAAAGCCTATCAGGCGGAAAAAGACGGGGATTTTAAAACCGCCTATGCCGAATATCTGAAAGAAGCCGAAGCCGGAAACACACAGGCGATGGTGATGATCGGCCTTTATTACGCGCAGGGCCAGGTGGTTGAACGCGACGAAAAAAAATCAAACGAATGGATGGAAAAAGCAGCAAAGCTCGGTGACCCCGGTGGTGAGCTGAATATGGGGATCGCTTATAAAATCGGCATTGGCGGCCTAAAAAAGGACGATAAGAAAGCCTTTGAATGGTTCCAATCTGCCGCAGAAAAAGGACTGGCCCAGGCAGAATATGAAACCGCCGTCGCCTATCAGTATGGCGTTGGGGTGCCACGGGATTTTAACAAGGCCCGTGAGTGGTATTTAAAAGCGGCCGAGCAGAACCACGCCGCCGCCCAGAATAATCTGGCCGGAATTTACGGTGACGGACAGGGTGTTCCCAAAAATGCTGAAACCGCCCGTAGTTGGCTGGAAAAGGCGGCCGCCAATGAAAACCCCGATGCCCTTTATACCCTTGGCGTCATTTATCATCAGGGCGTTGGCGTAAAGCAGGATTTTACCGAAGCTGCCAATTATTTCCGCCGCGCCTTTGTTGCCGGTAAATCGGAGGCCGCCGCTTACCTTGCCGAATATCACTATATGGGTAAAGGGGTCGGCAAAAGCCCGGTTAATGCCATGATGTGGCTGATGCTTGGTACGGAAATCAGCTCAACCGTTCCCGGCGGTCAAATGAACCAGCAAACTCTTCAGCGCCTTGAACAGAATAAGGATTTTCTGGCAAGTGAATTATCAATCGCCGATATGGCCCGCGCCAAAAAACAGAAAGATGATTTTATCAAGGAAAACCTGGATACCGTCCCTGCCCCGGAAGCCAATAAGGAAGCCAATAAATCCTAA
- a CDS encoding DUF1376 domain-containing protein — MADMYMRNIRDWREGTIMLTFEEKGYYDELLNLIYLHDDLLPDNDALICRSMPVHTVTHRRLKQRLIDAGLIDIKNGFYRTKRASMEINRINELSIKNRTRAESRWSKSLKNKESGDAAAMLKVKVNSESEDLKLKTEDCENAEKPGIQNHGKKQGCAGSAKCTIDQVLDPEGKIPEDYLAYAKQWGIGNPQRRFLDWAGWWLGENGRKAGARGWLQTWKSRVRKDADRQLAAGGDKQGSKRDRASATTDGARLALDRRRNRSRTI, encoded by the coding sequence ATGGCTGATATGTATATGCGTAACATCCGCGACTGGCGGGAAGGCACCATCATGCTCACTTTTGAAGAGAAGGGCTATTATGATGAGCTTCTTAACCTGATTTACCTCCATGATGATTTGCTGCCCGACAATGACGCGCTGATTTGCCGATCGATGCCGGTTCATACGGTTACCCACCGGCGGCTTAAACAACGGCTGATTGATGCCGGTCTGATCGACATTAAGAACGGCTTTTACCGCACCAAACGGGCAAGCATGGAGATTAACAGGATCAATGAACTGTCGATAAAGAACAGAACAAGAGCCGAGAGTCGTTGGTCCAAGTCATTGAAAAATAAGGAATCGGGCGATGCCGCGGCAATGCTGAAAGTGAAAGTGAATAGTGAAAGTGAAGATTTAAAGCTCAAAACAGAGGATTGCGAAAATGCAGAAAAACCAGGAATTCAAAATCACGGAAAAAAGCAAGGATGCGCAGGATCAGCAAAATGCACCATTGATCAGGTGCTCGACCCCGAAGGAAAAATCCCGGAAGACTATCTTGCCTATGCAAAGCAGTGGGGCATTGGTAACCCGCAGCGACGCTTTCTTGACTGGGCAGGATGGTGGCTTGGTGAAAATGGACGTAAAGCCGGTGCCCGGGGGTGGCTTCAAACCTGGAAGTCACGGGTCCGTAAAGACGCTGACCGGCAGCTGGCAGCCGGTGGCGATAAGCAGGGATCCAAACGGGATCGCGCTTCTGCCACCACTGACGGCGCGCGACTGGCGCTTGATCGACGACGAAATCGATCGCGAACGATATGA
- a CDS encoding LysR family transcriptional regulator, whose translation MIDDLKSMAIFAQTVRRGSFRAAAKALALSPSVVSYQITKLEERLGTALIYRSTRKLSMTAEGEALYAHAQQMLDQAELGFRAVSGRDQATGKLTITLPLSVTTDVITRQIAEFSKLNPGIELHCIYSDERLDLTSEGIDIAFSLGKLPDSSLNARKIATKKRTLVCSPDYYARHPEPKTPDDLRDWNWIRHDMLPVTRTFYKDGKKYDMSLVGNISANSAEAMVQFAINGVGLTTAAGWLVEDYLKDGRLMRVLPDWDVEPLNFFAVWHGNITECSNTRRLLNFLRDYSQ comes from the coding sequence ATGATTGATGATCTTAAATCAATGGCCATATTTGCCCAGACCGTCCGGCGTGGGTCTTTCCGCGCCGCGGCAAAGGCATTGGCACTGTCCCCGTCTGTGGTCAGCTACCAGATCACCAAACTTGAAGAACGGCTTGGCACCGCCCTGATTTACCGCTCAACCCGCAAACTGTCCATGACGGCGGAGGGTGAAGCCCTCTACGCCCACGCCCAGCAGATGCTGGACCAGGCGGAACTGGGTTTTCGTGCGGTTTCCGGCCGTGATCAGGCCACCGGAAAACTGACCATTACCTTGCCGCTTTCTGTAACAACCGATGTCATCACCCGTCAGATCGCCGAATTTTCAAAATTGAACCCAGGGATTGAACTTCATTGCATCTATAGTGACGAGCGGCTTGACCTTACATCGGAAGGGATTGATATTGCCTTTTCGCTTGGAAAACTGCCGGACAGCAGCCTCAATGCCCGTAAAATTGCCACCAAGAAACGAACACTTGTCTGTTCGCCCGATTATTATGCCCGTCACCCCGAACCAAAAACGCCGGATGATCTGCGTGACTGGAACTGGATCAGGCATGATATGCTGCCGGTAACCCGCACCTTTTATAAGGACGGCAAAAAATACGATATGAGCCTGGTTGGCAATATCAGCGCAAATTCTGCCGAAGCCATGGTTCAGTTTGCCATAAACGGCGTTGGTTTGACCACGGCGGCGGGCTGGCTGGTTGAGGATTATCTGAAAGACGGACGGCTGATGCGCGTTCTGCCGGACTGGGACGTGGAACCGCTTAATTTCTTTGCTGTCTGGCACGGCAATATCACCGAATGCAGCAACACAAGACGTCTGCTTAATTTTCTGCGTGATTACAGCCAGTAG